A genomic region of Manihot esculenta cultivar AM560-2 chromosome 15, M.esculenta_v8, whole genome shotgun sequence contains the following coding sequences:
- the LOC122721902 gene encoding protein NRT1/ PTR FAMILY 2.10-like has translation MEDKEEKSAPSTAEDGIKYRGIKAMPFIIGNETFEKLGTIGTLANLLVYLTSVFNMKNITATLLINVFNGTSNVAPLVGAFLSDSYFGRYKSLAFASICSLLGMTVLTLTAAISKLHPPKCDAKQSGTCVEPTACQFAFLLSGFGFLVLGAGGIRPCNLAFGADQFNPATESGKQGINSFFNWYYFTFTFAMMISATFIVYIQSNISWTIGLAIPACLMFMSCALFFLGSKLYVKVKPEGSPITSLLQVLVAAAKKRRLDLPDNPALSLFDYIPANSINSRLLYTNQFRWLSKSAITTSEDQINFNGSAANPWKLCSIQQVEEAKCVLRVIPIWASAIIYFVAIIQQQTYVVFQALQSDRRLGNTGFQVPAASFIVFSMLSLTIWIPIYDRILVPSCRKLTGKEGGITILQRMGIGIVLSIITMLVSAVVEERRRHLALTTLTLGTAPKGGAISSMSALWLAPQLTLAGLTEAFNSIGQMEFYYKQFPENMRSVAGSFLFLGIAGSSYVSGFLVSIVHHITARSPGEDWLAEDLNKGKLDRFYYMIAALGVVNFGYFLTFAKWYRYKDSNCSSFELSLEAKQQSQKHLV, from the exons ATGGAAGACAAGGAAGAAAAATCAGCTCCATCAACTGCTGAAGATGGGATCAAGTACAGAGGAATTAAAGCCATGCCATTTATTATAg GAAATGAGACTTTTGAGAAGCTGGGAACAATTGGGACACTGGCAAATCTATTGGTTTATCTCACAAGTGTGTTTAATATGAAGAATATAACAGCTACTTTGCTTATTAATGTCTTCAATGGAACTAGTAATGTTGCACCATTagttggtgcttttctttcagaTTCTTACTTTGGAAGATACAAGAGTTTGGCCTTTGCTTCCATCTGTTCTCTTTTG ggGATGACAGTACTAACTCTCACAGCAGCAATCTCCAAATTACACCCACCAAAATGTGATGCAAAACAAAGTGGCACATGTGTTGAACCAACAGCTTGCCAATTTGCCTTTCTACTAAGTGGATTTGGGTTTCTAGTCCTTGGAGCTGGAGGCATCAGGCCCTGTAACTTAGCCTTTGGAGCTGACCAGTTCAATCCAGCTACTGAATCTGGGAAGCAAGGCATCAATAGCTTCTTCAATTGGTATTATTTCACCTTCACATTTGCTATGATGATATCTGCTACCTTCATTGTCTATATCCAATCAAATATAAGCTGGACTATTGGGTTAGCCATTCCGGCTTGTTTAATGTTCATGTCCTGTGCACTTTTCTTCTTGGGTTCAAAACTTTATGTCAAAGTGAAACCAGAAGGTAGCCCTATCACTAGTTTGCTGCAAGTACTAGTTGCTGCTGCTAAGAAGCGAAGGCTAGATCTTCCTGACAACCCTGCTCTTTCCCTTTTCGATTATATTCCGGCCAATTCTATCAATTCCAGGCTTCTCTACACCAATCAATTCAG GTGGCTTTCCAAGTCTGCAATTACAACTAGTGAAGACCAAATCAATTTCAATGGCTCAGCTGCCAACCCATGGAAACTTTGCAGTATCCAACAAGtggaagaagcaaaatgtgtCCTAAGAGTGATCCCAATATGGGCATCAGCCATAATTTACTTTGTGGCAATAATTCAGCAACAAACATATGTTGTTTTCCAAGCTCTTCAATCAGACAGAAGACTTGGCAACACTGGCTTTCAGGTCCCTGCTGCTTCATTTATAGTCTTTTCAATGCTCAGCCTCACAATCTGGATACCCATTTACGACAGAATCCTAGTTCCCTCTTGTCGGAAGCTCACCGGAAAAGAAGGTGGAATAACAATCCTCCAGAGAATGGGTATCGGAATTGTTCTCTCAATCATCACCATGCTTGTTTCTGCTGTTGTTGAAGAGAGAAGAAGGCATTTGGCTCTTACAACGTTAACACTAGGCACTGCACCTAAAGGAGGAGCCATATCATCCATGTCTGCTTTGTGGCTCGCCCCTCAGCTGACGCTTGCAGGGCTAACCGAGGCCTTTAACTCCATTGGCCAGATGGAATTTTATTACAAGCAGTTCCCAGAAAATATGAGAAGTGTTGCTGGTTCTTTCTTATTTCTTGGAATTGCAGGTTCGAGTTATGTCAGTGGTTTTCTTGTTTCAATTGTGCATCATATCACAGCAAGATCTCCAGGTGAGGATTGGTTGGCTGAGGATCTTAATAAGGGGAAATTGGATAGATTTTATTACATGATTGCTGCTTTAGGAGTTGTCAACTTTGGCTATTTCTTAACGTTTGCTAAGTGGTATAGATATAAGGATAGCAATTGCAGCAGCTTTGAGTTGAGCTTGGAAGCAAAGCAGCAGTCTCAGAAGCACCTTGTCTGA